The Sulfurospirillum diekertiae genomic sequence GCTTCTTTTCTTCTTTGTCTCTTAAGCTATAGACAAGTACAATATAACACTTAAAGTTACATTTTCATTATAATTAAAGTGAATCATGGCACTCACTATGGACAAAAGAGGTACTTTGTTTACATTGAAAGACGATCGTTGGAGTAAAATTAAAAATAGTATTCTTACTCGCATCATTTTGTTCGCATTTATGATCATCATTATAGGTGGATTTACACGGTATTATCTCTCCTTTCAGACTATCCATACGAATCTTTTCAAAGTTCTTTCTATTCATCTAGAAGCACTTGCCGACGAGGGTGCCCAAGATGTCATACATAATTTAGACGTTCGAAAAAGATTTCTGACGAAACTGGCTTCTCTACTACCTCCTTCATTGCTTGAAGATCCAAAGGCACTCAAAAAGTGGCTTATAGAGCGAGAAGAATTAAACCCCGTTTTTTCAGGTGCTTTATTTGTTTTAAATAAAGAGGGTACGCTCATTGCTGGGAATGGTACTGAAATGATAGAAGCTGAAAAAGCCTATGCAGAGGATGGTTTTTTCAAGCAGGCTATGACACAAGCGTTTGTCATTGGAACACCGATTGTGAGTACGATTTCAACAGTACCTGTTCTTCCGCTTTCTGTGCCTATTAAGGATGATTTAGGGAATATACGTGCCGTCTTGGTAGGAATGACCAATTTTGACACTCCAGGTTTTTTTGATCGTGTCCTTAATGGTCATATTGGACAGACGGGTGGATTTTTACTGGTTGATGCTAAAAAACAAATTTTTGTTGCTGCTTCGCAAAAAGAACTCATACTCAAGCCCACGCCCAAACGAGGAGCAAATCTTTTACATGACAAGGCAATATCTGGTTTTAGAGGAAGTGGAATCACGATTAATGCTCATGGAATAGAAGAATTGTCCGCTGTGGCATCTGTTCCAGATACAGATTGGTTTGTCGTTTCTCGTATTCAAACCAAAGAAGCTTTTGCTATGGAAGAGAATATTAAAACAACTCTTATTCGAGCACATGCGGCAAGTCTCATTATTGTTCCTAGTATACTCTTCGCATTTTTATTTTTCTTTTTTAGACCTTTGCGAACGTCTGCTTCTTTGGCTGACAAGATGTCGTTAGGGGAAGTACCCCTTAAACCATTGCCAATCAAACGAATGGATGAGCTTGGTTATTTAACAGCAGCATTCAATCGGCTGATGGCAATGCTCTTGGAGAGTCAAAAAGAGCTCAAAGAGATAGCGCACTATGACTATCTCACCAAACTTCCCAATCGCTTTTTGATGGTTGATAGATTGGCGCAAGCATTAGCACGGTGTGCGAGAAATGACACACGACTTGCATTGCTTTTTATGGATTTAGATGGCTTTAAAGCGATCAATGATTCTTTAGGGCATAATGCAGGAGATGAAGCACTGATTGAAGTGGCGAAACGTTTTTCATCGTTGATACGCGCGAGTGATACATTGGCGAGAATTGGAGGCGATGAATTTGTGATTTTACTCAGTGATCTTGATGGTGACCTGTCTTGCGCAACGAGTGCTGCTAGTTTGGTCGTATCAAAGTGCACCGAAGCATTAAAAGAGCCCTTCATACTGAAAGGGAATAGACGGTATTTGGGCGTCTCCATAGGTGTGGCCATAGGCAATAAAGAGAGCTTGCTGGATGATTTAATGGTAGAAGCTGATACCAAAATGTATAAAACAAAAAATAGAACCATACCTCACATCAACGCAATACCTTCCTCGGTTAACATACCTCTACGATAAGAGGCTCTTTGTCGTTTACATGTAAAGGTGTTTGAATCATAAAAAGAAACATTACTCTTTATGTTCTGGTTGTTGAAAAATCATGTAGATGACAAAGGCAAAAAAGCCAATGATAATTGCGGTAAAGAGTAATGAAAACGTTTTAACCACAACGTACGCCACAATCAAAATAGAAAGAAGCGTTGGAACTTCATTATAAGCGCGAAAAAACTTGCCACTGCGTTTGCACTCATCGTTCTCAAGTTGTACTCTAAAATATTCTAATGAAAATGAATAAGCTGTCATTATAGCGACCACAACAAGTTTTGCATAAAGCCATTCGCCTGTTTCAAATAAAATAGGATTCACGATAAGCATAGCCGCACCACTTAAAAGGGTTGCCCAAAAAGCAGGTAGACCGATATATTTGTAGACTTTGTACTCTTGAATTTTGACGACTTCAACAAATTCACTCTTGTGTGAGTGTTCTACATGGTAAACAAAAAGACGCGGTAGATAAAAAAGCATTGCCATCCATGACATAAACGCCATAACATGAAAGGTTAAAATCCAACTATAATATGCCATCTTCCGCTCCTGCAAAAATCTTGGTGCAATTATAGCAAGTCAACATGGTTTTTTGTAGGATTTTTAACAACACTCCATTTCGGCTTTTTCCATCAACTCAATCCCTTTTTCAAAATCATACTCCTCAAAAAGAGCGGAGAGATAAAAGACATGTGAGCAAATATGGTAGAGAATATCTTTTGAATCATGCTTCGCAAAAATAGCTTTGTAATCTTTAGGAATAAGTGTTTCAAAACGAATCCACAAATCATTTTTTGCTTCAGGACGAAGTTCGAAAAGTTCGTACATAGCATCTAACACGTAGGTAGCATTTTCATAGCAGTCAATATTATGAAAACTCACATAGCGATCACGTACTTCTTCCATTATGTAGCCTTTTTAAAAGGTTTATGCATGTTGTATTCCACAAGCTTACATTTTTTGAACATATACTATTTTTAATGTATTGATAAGTTTTCAAAGAAATCACATACAGCCTATATTGAAAGAAGCAAAAGCATTTTGATTTCTAGTGCAATACTTCTTCTAAGCTCTGATTTAAGAAATCATCGACTGTTTTGGTGTACGTTACATCTTCGCCTAAAAGTTTGTTGATTTCTCGGTGGCTCATATTTTCTTTCAATAATAAAGTTTTTGTTCCAAATGTAGCTGCTTTGGTTAAAAACTTTTCTGCTTGGGGGCATGAGTCATCACGTTTGGTGGAGCAGACGGCAAGAAGCGGCATACGCTTTGTCGTAAGCTGATGATACGGTGAAAGGCTTTGCCAATAGACAGGGTTTGTTCCAAAGGCTGGGTCATACAGACGCATGTGTTTGGCACTCATAAGGGCTGGTGTGTCCATCACAGCACTGTCAAGAAAAACAGCAGCAATAGGCGGCGTGATCGAATAGGTAGTATATAAGCTATTTGAAGAGGCAATAAGCGCGATGATATGTGCACCTGCCGAGTGTCCCATAATGATAAACTTAGTTTTATCTCCATCCCAAGAAGCACTTTTTTCTTGAGCAAATCCCAGTGCTTTAGCGACATCATGGAGTTGCTCATTTACTGGAGCTTCAGGGAGGAGTTTGTAATTGGTAGAGATGACAATGTAGCCTTTTTTGACCCAATAATTGACTTTGTTTTCCACCACACTTTGAGACTTTTTATCGCCGATTCGCCATGCGCCTCCATGTACCATAAAGATGACGGGAGCCAGGGAGTTGGTGTTTACATGTAAAGGGGTGTAGACATCAAAACGCTCTTTGGCATCCGTGCCATAACTGACATTGGCAATGAGACGAACATTGTTGGAAAAACTCGCTTCCTTCGTCTCTTCCTCTTCCTCTCCAAATCCTAAACGATCGCGCAAAATACCTGCATGCAAGCTTTGAAACAGCACAAGTGCTAAAAGCGCAAAAACAATTTTTTGAACCATTAAAACTCCTCTGAGAGATTTACATGTAAGCTAAAAGGCTCTTAAATATGAAGGCTCAATGAGCGCTTTTTTTCCTTCTTCTTTGGCTGCGAAAAAGACAAAATTAGGATTGCGCAACAGTTCTCTGCCGTAAGCCACCAAATCGCAAAAGCCTCCTTGCAAAAGCTTTTCTCCCTCTGCTGCGGTGGTAATAAGCCCAACGGCAATCGTTGGAATTCCCACACTTTCACGAATCACTTTGGCATATGCTGCTTGGTAGAGTGGCACAATGTCGGGTGTTTTTTGCGCTTCATTATTGCCACCTGCTGAGACGTGAATCATTGCAACACCAATGCTTTGAAGCTTTTTGGCAAGATAGATGCTCTCTTCAATATTCCAACCTTTTTCCATCCATTCATCAGCACTGATACGTACAAAGAGGGGTACTTCTTGGGTTGCATCCAAAATGGCTTGCGCAACTTCGATGACAAATGAACAACGGTTTTCCAAGCTCCCGCCGTATTGGTCGGTACGTTGATTGGTAAGAGGCGATAAAAATTCGCACAACAAATAACCATGAGCAGCATGCAACTCAAGAAACTCATATCCTGCATAGGTGGCACGAAGGGCAGCTTGAACAAAATGCTTTTTAATCCCTTCAAGTTCAGCAAGACTGAGTTCATGTGGGAGTTTATAACCATTGCTTTCACTAAATGCCAGTGGACTGGGTGCAACTGGTGTTGAAGAGGCACAGAGGCTTTTACGTCCTGCGTGGGCGAGTTGTATCCCCATTTTTGCACCGTATTCATGGCAGAGGTGAACCA encodes the following:
- a CDS encoding diguanylate cyclase domain-containing protein, encoding MALTMDKRGTLFTLKDDRWSKIKNSILTRIILFAFMIIIIGGFTRYYLSFQTIHTNLFKVLSIHLEALADEGAQDVIHNLDVRKRFLTKLASLLPPSLLEDPKALKKWLIEREELNPVFSGALFVLNKEGTLIAGNGTEMIEAEKAYAEDGFFKQAMTQAFVIGTPIVSTISTVPVLPLSVPIKDDLGNIRAVLVGMTNFDTPGFFDRVLNGHIGQTGGFLLVDAKKQIFVAASQKELILKPTPKRGANLLHDKAISGFRGSGITINAHGIEELSAVASVPDTDWFVVSRIQTKEAFAMEENIKTTLIRAHAASLIIVPSILFAFLFFFFRPLRTSASLADKMSLGEVPLKPLPIKRMDELGYLTAAFNRLMAMLLESQKELKEIAHYDYLTKLPNRFLMVDRLAQALARCARNDTRLALLFMDLDGFKAINDSLGHNAGDEALIEVAKRFSSLIRASDTLARIGGDEFVILLSDLDGDLSCATSAASLVVSKCTEALKEPFILKGNRRYLGVSIGVAIGNKESLLDDLMVEADTKMYKTKNRTIPHINAIPSSVNIPLR
- the hemJ gene encoding protoporphyrinogen oxidase HemJ — protein: MAYYSWILTFHVMAFMSWMAMLFYLPRLFVYHVEHSHKSEFVEVVKIQEYKVYKYIGLPAFWATLLSGAAMLIVNPILFETGEWLYAKLVVVAIMTAYSFSLEYFRVQLENDECKRSGKFFRAYNEVPTLLSILIVAYVVVKTFSLLFTAIIIGFFAFVIYMIFQQPEHKE
- the cowN gene encoding N(2)-fixation sustaining protein CowN, which produces MEEVRDRYVSFHNIDCYENATYVLDAMYELFELRPEAKNDLWIRFETLIPKDYKAIFAKHDSKDILYHICSHVFYLSALFEEYDFEKGIELMEKAEMECC
- a CDS encoding alpha/beta hydrolase — translated: MVQKIVFALLALVLFQSLHAGILRDRLGFGEEEEETKEASFSNNVRLIANVSYGTDAKERFDVYTPLHVNTNSLAPVIFMVHGGAWRIGDKKSQSVVENKVNYWVKKGYIVISTNYKLLPEAPVNEQLHDVAKALGFAQEKSASWDGDKTKFIIMGHSAGAHIIALIASSNSLYTTYSITPPIAAVFLDSAVMDTPALMSAKHMRLYDPAFGTNPVYWQSLSPYHQLTTKRMPLLAVCSTKRDDSCPQAEKFLTKAATFGTKTLLLKENMSHREINKLLGEDVTYTKTVDDFLNQSLEEVLH
- a CDS encoding NADH:flavin oxidoreductase/NADH oxidase, which translates into the protein MMSLLLSPYEENGIFLKNRVVMPPMCMYKAESDGEVTPFHLVHYTTRAMGGVGLIIVEATAVEARGRISETDLGLWDDAQVPGHQQLVHLCHEYGAKMGIQLAHAGRKSLCASSTPVAPSPLAFSESNGYKLPHELSLAELEGIKKHFVQAALRATYAGYEFLELHAAHGYLLCEFLSPLTNQRTDQYGGSLENRCSFVIEVAQAILDATQEVPLFVRISADEWMEKGWNIEESIYLAKKLQSIGVAMIHVSAGGNNEAQKTPDIVPLYQAAYAKVIRESVGIPTIAVGLITTAAEGEKLLQGGFCDLVAYGRELLRNPNFVFFAAKEEGKKALIEPSYLRAF